CGCGCCGCCCGCCAGCCCGCCACGGTCGTCCCGAGCCAGAGCAGCGCCAGCAGCACGTCACTCGCCCGGGTCACCGGCCCGAACGGCGTGAACGCCCCGATCGTCAGCGCACACAGTCCGCCCGGCAGCACCCCGCCGAACACGTAGAGCCGCCCGATCCGCCGGTGCGCCACCGGATACCGCTGCCGGAACCACGGCCAGATCTGGAACACCGCCGTCCCCAGCGCCACGCTGCCGAACAGCACGTGCGGCACGAGCAGCCAGAAGTGCGCGACTCCCAGCGACGGCGGCTGAGGCACCCGGGACCGTGCGGGGTCGAAGCTGAGGTACGGCGGGATCGAGAACGCCACGAAGATCACCACGATCGCCGCGAGCGGGACTATCCACGGGCGTCGCCACCATCGGGTCATGCCGGCTCCCCTTCTGCGTATGGTCTACGCAATTGAGCGTATGCCATACGCAGTAAACCGGGAAGCCCCTACGATGGGCCGGTGCCGACCGACCTACCGCGTACCCTTCAGGTCCTCTGGGGCGTCGCGGAGCGACCCACCCGTGGCCCGCAGCCGACCCTGAGCCTGGAGCGGATCGTGACCACCGCGATCGCGATCGCCGATCGTGACGGCCTCGCCGCCCTCTCCATGGCCCGCCTCGCGGAGCGGCTCGGCTGCGCGCCGATGTCCCTCTACCGGCACGTCGCCAACAAGGACGAGCTGCTGGTCTTCATGCAGAACGCCGCACCCGGAGAGCCGCCGTCCCTGCCGCCGGGCTGGCGCGACGGACTGGCCGCGTGGGCGCGGGCGCTGCGCGGAGTGCTCGCCGCCCACCCGTGGCTCCTGCAAGCCTCGATGGGCCGCCCGCCGCTGGAGCCCGGGCAGCTCGCCTGGCTCGATCGCGGCCTGTCCGCCTTCGCCGGCACCCCGCTCAGCCACCGTGAACGCGTCGAGATGGTGCTGGCCGCCCTCTACCTGACCCGCGGCGAGGCGCAGATCAGCGCGGTGCTGCTCAGTGGCACCCCGGACGTGCTGACGGACTACGGCGCGCTGCTCAACCGCTTCGTCACGCCGGACCGCTTCCCGGCGCTGGCCGAGGCCGTCGCCGCGGGCGTCTTCCGCGCCGATGAGCCCGACCGCTCCTTCGAGGTGGCCCTGGCCCGCCTCCTGGACGGCATCGACCTGCTGATCACCGCCAAGGGCTGACCGGCGCGCCGTCCCGTAGCGCCGGTCAGCCAGATCACAACCGGCTGCGACCCGCTCTAGCCGACCGGTCACCGAACCCGTCGTGCAACCACCCGTGATAGGTCCATGAGCACCAGCTCAGCAATCTCAGCTGGCCGTCATAGCCCTGTCGCCGCCCGGAATAGGGCCATGAGTGCCAGCTCGGGGGGTTCGGCTGGTCGTCATGGCCCTGTTGCCGTCCAGGGTAGGGCGTTGAGTGCCAGCTCGGGGGGTTCGGCTGGTCGTCATGGCCCTATTGCCGTCCGGGGGTGGGGCGTTGGGTGCCAGCTCGGGGGGTTCGGCTGGCGGTCATGGCCCTATTGCCGTCCGGGGTAGGGCGTTGAGTGCCAGCTCGGGGGGTTCGGCTGGTCGTCATGGCCCTATCGCTGCCCGGGATGGGCGATGGGTGCCAGCTCGGGGGGTTCGGCTGGTCGTCATGGCCCTATCGCTGCCCGGGATGGGCGATGGGTGCCAGCTCGGGGGGTTCGGCTGGTCGTCATGGCCCTATCGCCTCCCGGAGTGGGGCGTTGAGTGCCAGCTCGGGGGCTTTGGGTTGTCAACTGATTGTTGACATCTGCTAGGGTGGGGGTGTGGCTGACCTCTCCGCGCTTCGCGAGATTCGCGCGCATCGCGCGCGGCTTGATGCCGAGGAGCTGGCGCTGATCGACCAGGCCCGGCGTGACGGCGCGACCTGGCCGGCGATCGCCGAGGCGCTCGGGCTGGCCAGCCGCCAGGCGGCGGAGCAGCGCCGGGACCGCTTGGCCCAGGTCGCCGAGCGCGAGTCGCGGCCGTCTCGGGTGCGGCTCGATGTGGGGTACGGCGAAAGCCCTTCCCAGCTGCGTGACTCCGTCGCCGACCTGCATCGCCGGATCGGTGCCGACCGTCGGTGGGATGCCCGGTTCCCGCGCGCCACCCTGGTCCGGGAGACCCTGGCCGCCGCCCCGGACGCCCCGCCCGGCGCCCTCTACGACCTGGCCGCCCAGGCGCTCGCCGACCTCACCGCGCCCGGCGTCCCGCGCTTCCCGGCACCGCTGCGTGCCGCCGTCGACCGTCTGGAGGCGAGCTTCACGGCAGCAAGTCCGGGTTGACACCTCTGCACTCAAGCCCACAGGATGTGAGCCTTACGGACTCAATCCTGGAGTGACCCATGCGCCGGAACGCCGTCCTGTTCGTGCTGATCTCCCTCTTCTCCGGCTTCGGCAGTTACGCGCTCGGGCTCGCCGCCGGCCTGTGGATCCTCGACCTGACCGGTTCCGCCGGCCTCGCGGCGCTGGCCGGCATCGGCGTCTACACACCCACCCTGGCCGCCCCGTGGCTCGGCGCCCTGGTCGACCGTTTCCCCCGGCGCCCGTTGCTGATCGCGGTCGACGTGCTGATCGGCACCGTGATCCTGACCCTGCTCGCCACCTCGTCCGCCCCCTGGATCTATCTGGTCCTGCTGGTCCGGGGGTTCAGCTACGTGCTGCTCGACGCCGGTGAGACCGCCCTGCTCCCGGCCGCCCTGCCGGCCGACCTGCTGGGCGACGTCAACGGCTGGCGCTCCAGCGCCCAGGAGGGCATGAAATTGCTGGCCCCATTGGCGGGCGCCGCCCTGTACGCCTGGCGCGGGCCGCACGCGGTGGTGCTGCTTTGTGCCGCCCTGCCACTGGTCACCGCCGCCTTGTACGCCCTAGTCCAACTCCGACCGTCCACCACCCGGCCCAGCCCGCCGCAACGGGCCGGCCAGCCCGCTCCGGTCAGCGCCGGCGAGGGGCGGGGTGGCCCGCCTGCCGAGGCGGGCGCCCGGCGGGGCCGAGGTGAAGGCGAGCGGTCCACTCCGGTTGAACCCTGGCGTGCGGAAACGCAAGGAGATCGGTCTGTCCCCGCGGATGTCCGGTGGGAGTCGGGGCTGGGGGATCGGTCTGGTCCGGCGGATGTCCGATGGGAGTCGGGGCAGGGGGATCGGCCTGTTCCGGCGGATGCCCGGCTGGGGGAGTCCGGTCAGGACAGTGGGCGGTCGGTGGAGGGGGAGGGCCGGGCGGTGACGTTCGGCTGGGGGAGTGTGCGGGTCGGGCTGGGGAGGCTCTGGCGGGAGCCGGTGCGGACGCCGGTGCTGGTGGCGGCCGTGGCGATCGCGGTCTCCGGGCTGACCAACGCCGCCGTGCTGCTGCACCTCGTCGGCGATCTGCACCGCCCGGCCACCCATCTCGGCATCCTCTCCAGCGTCCAGGGCGCCGGCTCGATCCTCGGTGGTCTCCTGGTCGGCCGCCTGCTCGCCCACCTGGCGCCGGCCCGGGTCGCCGCGCTCGGCGCGGTCCTCTTCGCCGCCGCCTGCGTGACCTGGTCGCTGCCCTGGTGGCCGGCGATGCTCGCGGGCAGCGCCCTGACCGGCCTCGGCCTGCCGTGGACCCTGATCGCCGGGATCACCGCGATCCAGACCGGTACCCCCGATCACCTGCTCGGCCGGGTCGCCGCCACCGGGAACATGGTCATGTTCGGCCCGATCACCCTCGCGATCCCTCTCGGTGCGGCCCTTTCCCAGGTGGGTGCCCACCCGCCACTGATCCTCGGAGCCGCCGTGATCCTGACTGCGGCCCTGCTGGCTGTCCGCCGGACCCGGCTGTCGGCGACCACCTGACAGCTGCCCGACGGGAAGTCCCTGTTCCGCAGCCGGGGAACGGCAGGGTGAGCCGGGGAACGGCAGGGCGAGCCGGGGAACGGCAGGGCGAGCCGGGGAGGTAGGGCGAGCCGACTCCGGCAAGACGAGCCGACCTGCGGCTGAAACAAGCCGGGCCGCGGTAGAACAAGCCGGGCCGCGGTAGAACAAGCCGGGCCGCGGTAGAACAAGCCGGGCCGTGACAGAGCGAGCCCGGCCGTGACAGAGCGAGCCCGGCCGTGACAGAGCGAGCCGGGCCGTGACAGAGCGAGCCGGGCCGTGACAGAGCGAGCCGGGCCGCGACACGACGAGCCGGGCGACGGTTGGACGAGACGGCCCGCGGCTAGACACCGCTTCGCCGTGGCGAGGCGGGCGGTGCTCCGGGCGTACCGAAAGAAGAACGGGCGTCGTGGGAGCCGCGCAGCGGTCCGGAGCAGCGCCTGACCGGGCGTGCATTTCCGGTCAGGACGCGCCGAAGCCCCGGTGCAGGAACGTGGTCAGGGTCTCGATGGCCTCGTCGTCGGTCAGCTCGCGGCCGAGGCCGGGGCGGGTCGCGGGGTTGAGCCAGGTGGCGGCGAAGCTGCTGACGGTCGCTCCGAACAGCGACGCGGTGACCAGCGGGTCGCCGGGGAGATCCAGGCCGGCCAGGTGGTCCGCGATGTGGCCCAGGTCGGGGGCGAGCATGTCCCGGCTGCGCTCGGCGAACGCCTCGTCCACCAGGGCCGCCTGCTGCAACGCCACCATGATCACGCGGTGCCGGCGGTAGAAGTCCCAGAACGCGGCGACGTGGAACCGGACCGCGTCGCGGTCCTGGAAGTCGGTGCCGTGCCCGGGCAGCTCGGCGCTGGCGTCGCCCTCGGTGAGCAGGTCGGCCAGCAGCGCCTCGAGCAGCGCCTCCTTGCCGGCGAAGTGCTTGTAGAACGAACCGGTGGCCCGGCCCGCCTCGGCGGTGATGTCGGTGATCTTCGCATTGAGGTAGCCGACCCGCTCGAAGACGCGGATCGCGGCGGCCTTCAACTCGGCCTCGGTCTGTGCCGCCTGCTGACGGCGCGAGTTGGGCTGCCTGCCGGCTCCGGACGGATCGGGCCAGGCCAGATCGATCCGCACGCCCAGCTCATCCCGCATCCCGAAAGCCACCCCCTTGACCGGGAGCGTATCAGCGGCCGACGGTGAATCCATGTTCACTGAATCCAGATTCACCGTAATCGTCGGTGCCGGCCCGACCGGCCTCACCGTGGCCCGCCAGCTGCAACGGCTCGGCGTGCCGTTCCGCATCGTCGAGAGATCTGCACGGCCGTTCGTCGGCTCGCGGGGCAAGGGTTTGCAGCCGCGCACCCTGGAGGTGCTCGACGACCTGGGCCTGATCGACCGGTTCCGGGCGGCCGGCGACGACTATCCGGAGATGCTGGTGCACCGCCCCGACGGTGTGACCGCCGCCTGGCGGATGGACGAGCTGCACGACCCGACCCCCGAGGTCCCTTATCCGAACATGCTGATGGTTCCCCAGTGGCGGACGTGCGAGCTGCTCGCCGAGGGGGTGCCGGTCGAGTTCGGGGTCGGCGTCGCCGCGCTGGAGCAGGACTCCGGCGGGGTCCGGGTCACGCTCGACACCGGCGAGGTGGTGACCGCGCGCTATGTCGTCGGTGCCGACGGCGGCCGCAGCACGGTCCGGCGGGCGCTCGGCGTCGACTTCCTCGGCTCCACCCACGAGGACGAGCAGATGCTGATCGCCGACGTGCGACTGTCCGGTCTGGACCGTTCGCACTGGCACGTCTGGCCGGGCGAGCCCGCGTTCCGGCTGGGCCTGTGCCCGCTGCCCGGCGGCGACTGGTGGCAGCTCACCGCCCCGCCCACGGACACCCCGATCGAGCAGCTCGTCGCGTCGGTCGACCCGGCGATCACCATCACCGAGATCGGCTGGACGTCCCAGTGGCGGGCCAACATCCGGATGGCCGCCCGCTTCCGGGTGGGCGGCGTGTTCCTCGCCGGCGACGCCGCGCACGTCCACTCCCCGGCGGGCGGCCAGGGACTCAACACCGGCATCCAGGACGGTTACAACCTGGGGTGGAAACTGGCCACCGGCGACGACGCCGTGCTGGACACCTACGAGGCGGAGCGCCTCCCGGTCGCCGCGGGCGTGCTCGGCATCAGCACCGACCTGCACCGCCGCCACGTCGCCAATGACACCGACGCGATGCGCCGCGACGATCCGGTGCTGCGCCAGCTCACGCTGTCCTATCGCGGCGGCCCGCTCGCCGCCGAGCACCGTGCCGCTCCGGGCCTGGTCCAGGCTGGCGACCGCGCCCCGGACGCTCCGCTCGCCGACGGCCGCCGGGTCTTCGACCTGCTCCGTGGCGGGCACGCCACGCTGCTCGCGTTCGGTTTCGAGGGTGCGCTGCCGGCCCTGCCGTCGTCAGTGCACCCGCATCAGCTCACCTCCGGCGAGGGCGCGGTCTGGCAGTCCTACGACGTTCACGAGCCCACCCTGCTCCTGATCCGCCCGGACAACTACGTCGGTTGCGCCACGACGGATCCGGAGGACGTCGTCGCCTACCTGAAACTGCTGGGCCTTTGAGAGACCAGCCGGGCCGGGACGTCCTGCCGCTTCAGTGTTCCGGGCGGCTGACGACACCGTCGGTCTTGCCGCTCAGTTCCCGGTCGAGAGTCTCCTGCGCGTCACGCATCGCCTCCGCATATTCCGGCTCGGCAAGCCGGCGCATGCCTGCTTCAGGAGCGACCACCTCGACCACCGTGCTGATCCACCAGATGTTGCCGAACGGATCACGCACCCGCCCACCTCGCTGGCCGAACGCCTGGGTCGCCGGCGCGGTGATGACACGGGCACCGGCGGCGGCAGCTCGTTCGATCGTCGCGTCCGGGTCGGCAACGAAGACTCGCAGCAAGGACGGCATCACGGGCCAGTCCGGTCTGCGATCGAAAGCGAGCAAGACGGTGTCGCCGACGCGCATCTCGGCGTGACCGATGGTCCCGTCCTCCAACTTCACGCGGCCCACCTCGACCCCATCGAACACCGCGGCAATGAAGTCCAGCAATTGCCCGGTATCGGGCGTGACGATCCATGGCGCCACGGTCGTGTATCCGGCCGGCTGAGTGGTTGACATGGCGACTCTCCTCGGGACGATGCGGACCGGGATCACGGTAGATCCCATTTAGGTCAGCAGCGGGCCGGAAAAGCCGGATGCCCGGCACGCCATTGTGCCGGGCATCTGGAGTACGTTCCGGCGGCGGGCCACCACGCTGTGCCCCACCGCCGAAGACCGTCACCGCTTGGCGACCGCCTTGCGGTAATCGCTGTTGAGCCGTCCGATCAGGCTCAGCGGGATCCCCTTCGGACACACCTCGGCGCACTCGCCCATGTTGGTGCAGCCACCGAAACCGGCGTCGTCCTGCGCCTGGAGCATGTCGATCACCCGGCTGTCGCGCTCCGGCTGGCCCTGCGGCATCAGCCCGAGGTGGGTGATCTTCGCGGCGGTGAACAGCATCGACGAGCCGTTCGGGCAGGCGGCGACGCAGGCGCCGCAGCCGATGCAGGTGGCCGCCTCGAACGCGGCGTCGGCGTCCTTCTTCGGCACCGGCGCGGCGTGGGCGTCCGGCGCGGTGCCGGTCGGGGCGCTGATGTACCCGCCCGCCTGGATGATCTTGTCGAAGGAGGTCCGGTCGACGACCAGGTCCTTGATCACCGGGAAGGCGGCGGCGCGCCACGGCTCGACGTCGATCACGTCGCCGTCCTTGAAGTGCCGCATGTGCAGCTGGCAGGTGGTGGTGGCCTTCTCCGGGCCGTGCGCCACACCGTTGATGACCATGCTGCACATGCCGCAGATGCCCTCGCGGCAGTCGTGGTCGAACGCGATCGGGTCGTCACCACTGAGGATCAGCGTCTCGTTGAGAACGTCGATCATCTCGAGGAACGACGCGTCCGGGGAGATCCCCTTCACGTCGTAGGTGACCATCTTCCCGGAGGAGGAGGGGCCGGACTGACGCCACACCCTGACCTTGATGTCCATTACTTGTAACTCCGCGTGCTCGGGTGGACGTACTCGAAAACGAGCTCTTCCTTGTGCAGCGTCGGCTTGCCGTCGGCGCCGAAGTACTCCCACGCCGCGGCGTAGCCGAACTCGTCGTCGTGGCGCAGCGCCTCGCCGTCCGGGGTCTGCGACTCGGCCCGGAAGTGCCCGCCGCACGACTCCCGCCGGTGCAGCGCGTCGATGCACATCAGCTCACCGAGCTCGATGAAGTCGGCGACCCGGCCGGCCTTCTCCAGGTTCTGGTTGAGCTCCTCGCCCTTGCCGGGCACCTTCACCCGGGTCCAGAACTCCTCCTTGAGCGCCCGGATCAGGCCGATCGCCTTGGTCAGCCCCTCCTCGGTGCGCTCCATGCCGCAGTACTCCCACATGATGTGGCCGAGCTCGCGGTGGAACGAATCCACGGTCCGGTCGCCGTCGATGGACAGGAACTTGGCGATCCGATCCTCGACCTCCTTGCGCGCCTCGACGACCTCGGCGTCAGCGGCCGAGACCTTCTTGAACGGGCCGGCGGCCAGGTAGTTGTTGATCGTGTTCGGCAGCACGAAGTAGCCGTCGGCCAGGCCCTGCATCAGCGCGGACGCGCCGAGCCGGTTGGCGCCGTGGTCGGAGAAGTTCGCCTCGCCCACCACGAACAGGCCGGGGACGGTGGACTGGAGGTCGTAGTCGACCCAGAGGCCACCCATCGTGTAGTGCACGGCCGGGTAGATACGCATCGGCGTCTCGTACGGGTCCTCGCCGGTGATGCGCTGGTACATCTCGAAGAGGTTGCCGTACTTCGCCTCGACCGCCTTGCGGCCCAGCCGGCTGATGGCGTCCGCGAAGTCCAGGTAGACGCCGAGGCCGCCGGGGCCGACGCCGCGGCCCTCGTCGCAGACGTTCTTGGCGGCGCGCGACGCGATGTCGCGGGGCACCAGGTTGCCGAACGACGGGTAGATGCGCTCCAGGTAGTAGTCGCGGTCCTCCTCCGCGATCTCACCCGCGGGCTTCTGGCAGTCCGAAGAGCGCTTGGGCACCCAGACCCGGCCGTCG
Above is a genomic segment from Actinoplanes ianthinogenes containing:
- a CDS encoding VOC family protein, yielding MSTTQPAGYTTVAPWIVTPDTGQLLDFIAAVFDGVEVGRVKLEDGTIGHAEMRVGDTVLLAFDRRPDWPVMPSLLRVFVADPDATIERAAAAGARVITAPATQAFGQRGGRVRDPFGNIWWISTVVEVVAPEAGMRRLAEPEYAEAMRDAQETLDRELSGKTDGVVSRPEH
- a CDS encoding fumarate reductase/succinate dehydrogenase flavoprotein subunit — its product is MAETDFWKEGDPVVDKAAPDGPIETRWERRKFAAKLVNPANRRKLTVIVVGTGLAGGSAAATLAEQGYRVKSYCYQDSPRRAHSIAAQGGINAAKNYRNDGDSVYRLFYDTVKGGDFRARESNVYRLAQESVNIIDQAVAQGVPFAREYGGLLDNRSFGGTQVSRTFYARGQTGQQLLLGAYQALERQIGLGNVEMNARHEMLELIIVDGKARGIVVRDMVTGEITTEFADAVVLASGGYGNVFFLSTNAKGCNVTASWRAHRKGALFANPCYTQIHPTCIPESGSHQSKLTLMSESLRNDGRVWVPKRSSDCQKPAGEIAEEDRDYYLERIYPSFGNLVPRDIASRAAKNVCDEGRGVGPGGLGVYLDFADAISRLGRKAVEAKYGNLFEMYQRITGEDPYETPMRIYPAVHYTMGGLWVDYDLQSTVPGLFVVGEANFSDHGANRLGASALMQGLADGYFVLPNTINNYLAAGPFKKVSAADAEVVEARKEVEDRIAKFLSIDGDRTVDSFHRELGHIMWEYCGMERTEEGLTKAIGLIRALKEEFWTRVKVPGKGEELNQNLEKAGRVADFIELGELMCIDALHRRESCGGHFRAESQTPDGEALRHDDEFGYAAAWEYFGADGKPTLHKEELVFEYVHPSTRSYK
- a CDS encoding DUF2306 domain-containing protein — its product is MTRWWRRPWIVPLAAIVVIFVAFSIPPYLSFDPARSRVPQPPSLGVAHFWLLVPHVLFGSVALGTAVFQIWPWFRQRYPVAHRRIGRLYVFGGVLPGGLCALTIGAFTPFGPVTRASDVLLALLWLGTTVAGWRAARRRRFGEHRRWMIRSFALTASIISNRIWGAIFAIALLPRLDTTFHGDERLLSWVVSAGAAWLGWTIPLLVAEWWLDRDRTRGRRRDRGQDRRRVPGADAEHAAAGSGAPVA
- a CDS encoding TetR/AcrR family transcriptional regulator, coding for MRDELGVRIDLAWPDPSGAGRQPNSRRQQAAQTEAELKAAAIRVFERVGYLNAKITDITAEAGRATGSFYKHFAGKEALLEALLADLLTEGDASAELPGHGTDFQDRDAVRFHVAAFWDFYRRHRVIMVALQQAALVDEAFAERSRDMLAPDLGHIADHLAGLDLPGDPLVTASLFGATVSSFAATWLNPATRPGLGRELTDDEAIETLTTFLHRGFGAS
- a CDS encoding succinate dehydrogenase/fumarate reductase iron-sulfur subunit: MDIKVRVWRQSGPSSSGKMVTYDVKGISPDASFLEMIDVLNETLILSGDDPIAFDHDCREGICGMCSMVINGVAHGPEKATTTCQLHMRHFKDGDVIDVEPWRAAAFPVIKDLVVDRTSFDKIIQAGGYISAPTGTAPDAHAAPVPKKDADAAFEAATCIGCGACVAACPNGSSMLFTAAKITHLGLMPQGQPERDSRVIDMLQAQDDAGFGGCTNMGECAEVCPKGIPLSLIGRLNSDYRKAVAKR
- a CDS encoding MFS transporter, translating into MRRNAVLFVLISLFSGFGSYALGLAAGLWILDLTGSAGLAALAGIGVYTPTLAAPWLGALVDRFPRRPLLIAVDVLIGTVILTLLATSSAPWIYLVLLVRGFSYVLLDAGETALLPAALPADLLGDVNGWRSSAQEGMKLLAPLAGAALYAWRGPHAVVLLCAALPLVTAALYALVQLRPSTTRPSPPQRAGQPAPVSAGEGRGGPPAEAGARRGRGEGERSTPVEPWRAETQGDRSVPADVRWESGLGDRSGPADVRWESGQGDRPVPADARLGESGQDSGRSVEGEGRAVTFGWGSVRVGLGRLWREPVRTPVLVAAVAIAVSGLTNAAVLLHLVGDLHRPATHLGILSSVQGAGSILGGLLVGRLLAHLAPARVAALGAVLFAAACVTWSLPWWPAMLAGSALTGLGLPWTLIAGITAIQTGTPDHLLGRVAATGNMVMFGPITLAIPLGAALSQVGAHPPLILGAAVILTAALLAVRRTRLSATT
- a CDS encoding FAD-dependent monooxygenase → MFTESRFTVIVGAGPTGLTVARQLQRLGVPFRIVERSARPFVGSRGKGLQPRTLEVLDDLGLIDRFRAAGDDYPEMLVHRPDGVTAAWRMDELHDPTPEVPYPNMLMVPQWRTCELLAEGVPVEFGVGVAALEQDSGGVRVTLDTGEVVTARYVVGADGGRSTVRRALGVDFLGSTHEDEQMLIADVRLSGLDRSHWHVWPGEPAFRLGLCPLPGGDWWQLTAPPTDTPIEQLVASVDPAITITEIGWTSQWRANIRMAARFRVGGVFLAGDAAHVHSPAGGQGLNTGIQDGYNLGWKLATGDDAVLDTYEAERLPVAAGVLGISTDLHRRHVANDTDAMRRDDPVLRQLTLSYRGGPLAAEHRAAPGLVQAGDRAPDAPLADGRRVFDLLRGGHATLLAFGFEGALPALPSSVHPHQLTSGEGAVWQSYDVHEPTLLLIRPDNYVGCATTDPEDVVAYLKLLGL
- a CDS encoding TetR/AcrR family transcriptional regulator yields the protein MPTDLPRTLQVLWGVAERPTRGPQPTLSLERIVTTAIAIADRDGLAALSMARLAERLGCAPMSLYRHVANKDELLVFMQNAAPGEPPSLPPGWRDGLAAWARALRGVLAAHPWLLQASMGRPPLEPGQLAWLDRGLSAFAGTPLSHRERVEMVLAALYLTRGEAQISAVLLSGTPDVLTDYGALLNRFVTPDRFPALAEAVAAGVFRADEPDRSFEVALARLLDGIDLLITAKG